acacacacacacacacacacacacacacacacacaatgataaGCAAATCTCTCAGAATAAACAACCAGGGGCCGGGAGATGGCTCATCAGGTAAAGCATATGCCTTGCCATcccaggaggccctgggttccatgagGCATCACACAGGCAGTACTAAAGGGatctccatggatgatggaaccatactttggtgtctcttcctctcttctccgtgtctgactccttcctcctctctactcgaaatagaatttaaaaaacaaccaGGCTGGCTGCTTCGTAGTAGGGTGCATGCAACAAAGCCTCTGGTTCATTCCTCAGTGCTACATAAAAGCCAGACCAGCAGAAAGTCAGGGAGATGGTAGCCCCATCTCTGGCCCACGGGGCTCTTGGTTTACCCCATGTCAGCATAAGTAGGGCAGGAGTGATGACAGGGGAGCACAGTGGTGGGGATGGTTGGCAGGGGGAGAGGGTGAAGGGTGTtgcaggcagggggcaggggggtgcTGCGTGTGCAAAGTTCAGGAGGCAGCATGGGGAACTGAAAGAAAGGCAATGTCAGgagttgaacttaggacctcgtgcttgagtctAGTGCTtaattcactgtgtcacctcccaggtttTTGtttagttggttggttggttgattggttggttggttggttggttggttggttggttggttggtttttaccagagggagaaggagagggaaagaggcatgcACCATGGCACTAGGTCATCCTCAGACTGTCTTCTGGTGCTATTGCACTTTCAATGCAGGgccctggcttgaacctgggtgaggCACAATGCAAAGCATGTCCCTTACCTGGAgagtatgaaagagagagagagagagaaagatacagagagagcactctggcttatggtggtgatagagattgaacctgggaccttagagcctcaggcaggagagtctttgctgtaaccattatgctatctccccatccccacaAAAATATtcccatacatatatacacatatatgtatatatatattgataagacaaattgagagtgaggggaagacacacacacatacacacagaggtggggagagacctacagcactgcttctccactcatgaagcttccctcgctgcaggtggggactggggacttgaacctgggtccttgcatttggtagtgtgtgtgctctataatgtgcgccaccaccccgcccctcaCAAAAGTATTCTTATCTTTACAGCCGCTGACTACCAGCCCTGGGTATGAAATGTTTGAAGACCTCTGTCTGGGGACAGAGAGCCTGGGGGTTCACTGCACCCTCCAGGACCCCAACCTGGAGCCCTCTGacttgcctctctgtcttttccctgcAGGCTATGAAGTGACCGTGCTGGTGCGCGATGCATCCCGGCTGCCCTCTGAGGGGCCCCTGCCTGCCCGTGTGGTGGTCGGGGACGTTCTGCAGGCGGCAGATGTGGAAAAGACAGTGGCCGGGCAGGACGCGGTCATCGTGCTGCTGGGCACCCGCAACGACCTTAGTATTGTGCACCCCCTCTGTCCACGACCCACCCCTACACCTCTGCCCCCCAGgccaaccccacccccagctccgccCCTGCCACCTCTGCCTCCGCCACCTCCACCAAGCAGTGACCACCACTCTCTGTCCCCTCTAAGGTCCCACCACAGTGATGTCGGAAGGTGCCCGGAACATTGTGGCGGCAATGAAGGCCCATGGCGTGAACAAGGTCGTGGCCTGCACTTCGGGTGGGTGGAGGAATGACCTGTGGAGCTCCAGTTACTGTCTGTGCACAGACTGAGCACCGGCTGTGTGCGGGCACCCAGGGAGTGGGGCAAGTGGACAGAGCTGTCATCCCACAGTGACTGGCTGGGGTGAAGGTCACAAGGCCAGGGGTCAGAGTAGGATTAGACACAGGCAGAGGGGTCACAGAGATTGTAGATCTCTGGAAGAGGAGTCAAGATGGAATTTGGGATTGGAGGTCCCAGGTAGAGGAGTTGGGGTGGAATTGGGAGCATAGTCAGAGGGGTTAGGGTAGGGGTCAGAATGGAATTGGGGCCACATGCAGGGGGTCAGGATGGAGTTAGAGGGTATAATCAGAAGGGTCAGGGTGGAATTGGGGGATGTAATGAGAGGGGTCAGGTTGGAATGGAAGCAGGGGGGTTGGAGCTGGAATGGGGGTGTTGGTGGTGGCTGGCATTGGGCTCGGGGTTGAAGGGGACAGGAAAGGGGCAAGCAGAGAGTCAGAGCAGGCTCAGGGACCACCTCCTAAGAAGCCAGAGGCAGCTtctgagtctgtctttctcttctggtGAGCAGAGCTGGGGGGACACAACCCAGGCCCTTACCCCCAAGGAGCTCTAACCAATCAGCATCCAGAACAATCAGTTAACATAACTGACATTAGTGTTCACTGAGCACTTACTTTGTACTGAGCACTGTCTAAGCACTTCGAGCACCAATTCCCCTTAATCCTACCCAGACTCCTCTGTGTCTTGTACCCCTGGTGGCATATAGTAAGTGCACAGTAAACAGTAGCTGTTCCTGACATCCCCCTCCTGTGGCTAAGTGCTGGGAGGCCCAGGGAGGCCCAGTGGTCACTGTGGCTGGCATATTGCGAGTGTGACACTGGACTGTCCCTGTGATCCCCACGCCTCCCCTTCATGTCTCAAAATATTAATTGTCTCCCAGGGAAGGGGAGTGGCTGAGGGAGGGGTTGTGGTGAGTTTGTGATAGAGGGATCAGGAGCTATTGATTCTCCATACAGAGGTGAGGCTGAGCAGAGAAGAGGAGCACTGGGGAGTGAGATAGACAGGGGTAGGAGGCAGGGAGGAGGCTGCTGCCACTTTGGTCAGGGCAGGAGTTGGGAGCTGAGTGAGTATTGCTCAGGATTTCATGAGCTGGaccagagagacaggaggagacacAGGAGAGTCTTGAATTTAGTCTATAATCACTGGAAGGCATGGTGAGTCTTTAGTTTGggggggtttgtttttttttttaatttctctttctgttttgtgTCATgtattgtcatcactggggcttcaccactaggatgtcttttttttttttaattaatttattaatttacttactggataagacagagaggaattgagaggggatagggaagtagggagacagagagacacttgcagcactgctttaccacttgtaaagctacattcctgtgggtggggactaggggcttaaacctgggtccttgcacactgtaatgtgtgcacccaatCAAATCCACCTCCGCACAGCCCctagaatgtctttttttttttttttttcataaagggTGTGGGTAAGGAGGGATaggctgtggtgcatctggtacaatgcacacatcaccatacaTGAGGACCTCTCCACCTCTGGGGTTTGAGGAAGAGTGTCATGATACAGGTACCACGCCCCAGtgaaaatcctggtggcaaaataatgatggtggtgatggaaaGACACCTGGGAGGCAGGTTGAACACTGGATGATGTGCTTGGCAAAGCAATGGCAAAGCaaattcaagtgagttattttggcaGTCCAAATAATAGGGATTTGTCTTTGTATTtattgtgatccgggaggtggcgcagtggataaagcattggactctcaagcatgaggtcccgagtccaatctctagcagcacatgtaccagagtgatgtctggttctttctctctctcctatctttctaataaacaaaatctgataaaagaaagaaagaagaagtatTTATTATGTTAGAGGGAAAACCTGAGCGTCACTCTGGAACATACTGAAGAGCAAACGCAGGATATTTTGCTTCTAAGTCCAGCACTgcagccactgtaccacctcctgggtttttttttaatctttatttttctttttttttattattattattgttattattattattataccagagcactgttcagctctggtttatggtggtgcaggggatcaactctgggacctcagagcctcagacatgaaagtcttttccacagccattgtgctctctctccagcctctcATTTATTTTTGATGAACATGAGATTTTCCTCTTAAGGTGGCTagctctgtttatttattttatttaattattagaaacagagaaatagaaagggatgtggaagataggaagagagagagagagacacctgagtgcaccaccgcccagccctaaaTATGAGATACTTTTGAATACAGGAGAGGAAATTTTTTGACTGTGAGAGACACCAACATATGGCATATGCAGGAGCAGGAATCGAATCCAGGGCCTCTAATATGCAAGCCCTACACTGGACCCACCGAGCCACCCAGGTTTTGTCCTGGCACCAGACTGGCAGGCAAGAGGCTTAACCAGGCTGTCTTTCAAGCTTTGACTGACCTTGCCCTGTGTTCCCCACGTCCCACAGCCTTCCTGCTGTGGGACCCAGCTAAAGTGCCCCCTAGACTGCAGGCCGTGACTGACGACCACATCCGGATGCACAAGGTGCTGCAGGAGTCAGGCCTGAAGTACGTGGCTGTGATGCCGCCCCACATCGGTGAGTGTGCTGGGAACTGCTCACCCTCCTCTGCCCTCTGTTCCCTGGGAAGACCTTCCAGACCTCGGGGATTTTGCAAAGATTCTCCCCCCAcactctttgtcttcttctttctttgttgtatgtcctttctttcttgatttttctttcatttattttttaaagactttatttttatctatttaggaagaatgagagagagagaaagaatcaaacatcaccctggtactag
The DNA window shown above is from Erinaceus europaeus chromosome 2, mEriEur2.1, whole genome shotgun sequence and carries:
- the BLVRB gene encoding flavin reductase (NADPH), whose amino-acid sequence is MTVKKIAIFGATGNTGLTTLAQAVQAGYEVTVLVRDASRLPSEGPLPARVVVGDVLQAADVEKTVAGQDAVIVLLGTRNDLSPTTVMSEGARNIVAAMKAHGVNKVVACTSAFLLWDPAKVPPRLQAVTDDHIRMHKVLQESGLKYVAVMPPHIGDQPLTGAYTVTLDGRGPSRVISKHDLGHFMLRCLTTNEYDGHRTYPSHQYE